Proteins from a genomic interval of Clupea harengus unplaced genomic scaffold, Ch_v2.0.2, whole genome shotgun sequence:
- the ercc5 gene encoding DNA excision repair protein ERCC-5 isoform X1, whose product MGVHGLWKLLESTGKPINPETLEGRILAVDISIWLNQALKGVRDRDGNTIQNAHLLTLFHRLCKLLFFRIRPVFVFDGEAPLLKRQTLAIRRQRKDEMSQESKKTKEKMLTTFLKRHALKVALGDTSQEAVPSLPTVRRDEADDMFVLPALPAPLQRESRPVSPDEEEAPEWEEAAHPYNSWQEDMYEDPGAVDINSEQFSQLPPEMKHEILKEMKEFSKRRRTMYHTPPEKAGDFSQYQLAGLLQRRRLNQRLKGVEQEMSQQSSAGLELPQDSEHSVETRRLVSEDSSHYILIKGPQKSTTVPESQAADTSSGPLTNHGKSKGQPESLWPQITVESPEENRPSSSKPSLPGRGRPSDCQPPSPRTLQAIQAAMVDSSSEEDDPERRDAPGSPWGDMSPRTLLAVQTAMQEEDMVLTQPQKGQEVCRKLPEMGPCTSKELQHLNTAPALEQSNLFTDIHESFSACGGTVSSSEEEQDGGAGDTHVRSQKQLSKNVHIQEQEGGASLRALGAIQRGTNLAEEQRSCTEEEDVVECVGVHNKADLQGDGESVEKVMSTNTLAINTPSDTKGRTITLSDDESSEPQSTAQSPQPVSGLSERHDVISTIQTTSEDNPEKLRFPRNVPQGNGHGMKLGEKKGTQSPDGQEKSESESESESGESSTEENFIEVSEGEEEGAEPHPGESLLKRDAASSPVKRPEASSPVKPEDLIQKEKMDEAMMEVPEGQSRTSQNGEEKDVKGLSPPPPTNDWEHIDLAELRQLESSLEVEQNSLRGQQQQQERGAATVTGQMCQESQELLRLFGIPFLVAPMEAEAQCAALDRAELTHGTITDDSDIWLFGGRHVFKNFFSQNKYVEHYQLMDLKNQLGLDRFKLINLAYLLGSDYTEGIPGVGYVTGMEILNEFPGPTTEPLIQFSNWWSEAQENKKLVANPKDSKVKRKLRALKLQTGFPNPAVAQAYLQPAVDPSEASFSWGRPHLDLLKEFCHNRFGWSRKKTDEALQPVLKQLSSQQTQLRIDSFFRMEQQESQQIQSQRLRRAVTCMKRKEREEEQEEEEEDEDMKGTKKGRPGRSEQNREPMSCSVAFEGGFMGSEGTGANSGRLEEPVGMDCKSTAPTPKVKTQESVQKNCPQKAVLIDSSSSDSVRKDFKSTAPTPEKKVKTQESIQKNCPQKAVLIDSSSSDSVRKDCKSTAPTPEKKVKTQESVQKNCPQKAVLIDSSSSDSVGKDCKSTVPTPEKKVKTQESVQKNCPQKAVLIDSSSSDSVGKDCKSTAPTPEKKVKTQESIQKHCPQKAVLIDSSSSDSDSESGWAVPMVTAQSVFNNKPQRKGRRGGRGKGRSGL is encoded by the exons ACATCAGCATCTGGCTAAACCAGGCATTGAAGGGTGTAAGAGATCGTGATGGCaacacaatacagaatgcacatCTTCTCACTCTGTTTCACCGCCTTTGCAAACTTCTCTTCTTCCGCATCAGACCCGTATTTGTGTTTGATGGAGAGGCACCTCTGCTCAAGAGGCAGACTCTG GCCATCAGGAGACAGCGGAAAGATGAAATGAGTCAGGAGTCTAAGAAAACCAAAGAGAAAATGCTGACGACCTTTCTCAAGAGACATGCCCTTAAAGTGGCCCTGGGAGACACAAG CCAGGAAGCTGTGCCCAGTCTTCCCACGGTGAGGAGGGATGAAGCGGACGACATGTTCGTCCTCCCAGCGCTACCTGCACCGctgcagagggagagcag GCCCGTCAGCCCTGATGAAGAAGAGGCCCCCGAGTGGGAGGAAGCAGCGCACCCCTACAACAGCTGGCAG GAGGACATGTATGAAGACCCCGGTGCCGTGGACATAAACTCGGAGCAGTTCTCCCAGTTACCCCCAGAGATGAAGCATGAGATTCTCAAAGAGATGAAGGAGTTCAGCAAGAGACGGCGCACCATGTACCACACTCCACCAGAG AAAGCAGGTGACTTCTCCCAGTACCAGCTGGCAGGGCTGCTGCAGAGAAGACGTTTGAACCAGCGTCTCAAGGGTGTGGAGCAGGAAATGAGTCAACAGTCCTCTGCAGGTCTTGAGCTCCCACAAGACTCAGAGCACAGTGTGGAGACACGGCGCCTCGTTTCAGAAGACTCCTCTCACTATATCCTCATCaagg GGCCCCAGAAAAGCACCACGGTTCCTGAGAGCCAAGCAGCTGACACATCCTCTGGCCCACTGACTAATCATGGGAAGTCAAAAGGTCAACCTGAATCCCTCTGGCCCCAGATAACAGTGGAGAGTCCTGAGGAGAACCGTCCCTCCTCTTCTAAACCCTCACTGCCTGGCAGGGGCCGGCCATCAGACTGCCAGCCCCCTTCACCGCGCACCCTCCAGGCCATCCAGGCTGCTATGGTGGACAGCAGTTCAGAGGAGGATGatccagagagaagagatgctCCTGGAAGTCCCTGGGGTGACATGTCTCCTCGTACACTGTTAGCTGTACAGACTGCCATGCAAGAGGAAGACATGGTTCTCACACAGCCCCAGAAAGGGCAGGAAGTCTGCAGGAAGCTTCCCGAGATGGGCCCTTGTACCTCCAAGGAACTTCAACACTTAAACACAGCGCCTGCCCTTGAGCAAAGCAATCtcttcacagacatacatgagaGTTTTTCAGCATGTGGTGGCACTGTTAGCAGTTCAGAAGAGGAGCAGGATGGTGGAGCCGGTGACACACATGTGCGTTCTCAGAAGCAGCTGAGCAAGAATGTGCATATtcaggagcaggaggggggtGCTTCTCTGAGAGCATTGGGTGCCATCCAGAGAGGTACGAATCtggcagaggagcagagaagctgcacagaggaagaggacgtggtagagtgtgtgggtgtgcacaacAAGGCAGACctgcagggagatggagagtcaGTTGAGAAGGTGATGAGTACGAATACGCTAGCCATCAACACCCCTTCAGATACCAAAGGTAGAACCATCACATTGTCAGATGATGAATCTAGTGAACCGCAGTCAACCGCTCAATCACCCCAGCCTGTCAGTGGCTTGTCTGAAAGACATGACGTGATCTCCACAATACAAACTACCTCTGAGGACAACCCTGAGAAGCTGAGGTTTCCTAGGAATGTCCCTCAAGGGAATGGACACGGGATGAAGCTGGGGGAGAAGAAGGGAACACAGTCCCCAGATGGtcaagagaagagtgagagtgagagtgagagtgagagtggagagagcagCACAGAGG AGAACTTTATTGAAGTGtcggagggggaggaggagggcgcgGAGCCACACCCTGGTGAGTCTCTACTCAAGCGAGACGCTGCATCGTCCCCTGTGAAGCGCCCTGAGGCCTCGTCCCCTGTGAAGCCTGAGGACCTGATCCAGAAGGAGAAGATGGATGAAGCAATGATGGAAGTTCCAGAGGGCCAATCGAGAACTTCTCAgaatggagaggagaaagatgtgAAAGGACTGAGTCCACCACCTCCAACTAATGACTGGGAACATATAGACCTG gCGGAGCTGAGGCAGTTGGAGAGTTCCCTGGAGGTGGAGCAGAACAGCCTGAGAgggcagcagcaacaacaagaGAGAGGAGCTGCCACTGTCACTGGGCAGATGTGCCAGGAGAGCCAG GAACTCTTGCGCCTCTTTGGTATCCCCTTCTTGGTGGCCCCTATGGAAGCTGAGGCCCAGTGTGCTGCTCTGGACCGGGCTGAACTCACCCATGGCACTATTACAGACGACAGTGATATTTGGCTCTTTGGTGGCCGCCACGTCTTCAAAAACTTCTTCAGCCAGAACAAGTATGTGGAACACTACCAACTTATGGACCTCAAGAACCAGCTTG GCCTTGACCGGTTTAAGCTGATAAACCTGGCTTACCTGCTGGGCAGTGACTATACAGAAGGCATACCTGGGGTGGGATACGTCACAGGAATGGAGATCCTGAATGAGTTCCCAGGCCCTACAACAGAGCCACTCATCCAATTCAG TAACTGGTGGTCAGAAGCTCAGGAGAATAAGAAACTGGTGGCTAACCCTAAGGACTCTAAGGTGAAGCGTAAGCTGAGAGCCCTGAAGCTTCAGACAGGATTTCCAAACCCAGCCGTTGCTCAGGCGTACCTTCAGCCAGCTGTGGACCCCTCAGAGGCCTCCTTCAGCTGGGGCCGGCCACATCTGGATCTCCTCAAGGA GTTTTGTCACAATCGTTTTGGTTGGAGCCGTAAGAAGACTGACGAGGCTTTGCAGCCTGTTCTGAAACAGCTGTCTTCACAAcaa ACGCAGCTGCGCATTGACTCCTTCTTCCGCATGGAGCAGCAGGAGAGCCAGCAGATCCAGAGCCAGCGCCTCCGTAGAGCTGTCACCTGCATGAAGAGGAAGGAGCgtgaggaggaacaggaggaagaggaggaggatgaggatatGAAAGGCACAAAAAAGGGAAGGCCTGGCAGGTCAGAGCAGAATAGGGAACCAATGAGCTGCTCTGTGGCGTTTGAAGGAGGCTTTATGGGGTCAGAAGGAACAGGTGCTAATTCAGGAAGACTTGAGGAGCCAGTGGGGATGGACTGTAAAAGTACTGCACCAACTCCGAAAGTGAAGACTCAAGAGTCCGTACAGAAAAACTGTCCTCAGAAGGCAGTCTTAATCGATAGCAGCAGCTCTGACTCAGTGAGGAAGGACTTTAAAAGTACTGCACCAACTCCGGAAAAGAAAGTGAAGACTCAAGAGTCCATACAGAAAAACTGTCCTCAGAAGGCAGTCTTAATCGATAGCAGCAGCTCTGACTCAGTGAGGAAGGACTGTAAAAGTACTGCACCAACTCCGGAAAAGAAAGTGAAGACTCAAGAGTCCGTACAGAAAAACTGTCCTCAGAAGGCAGTCTTAATCGATAGCAGCAGCTCTGACTCAGTGGGGAAGGACTGTAAAAGTACTGTACCAACTCCGGAAAAGAAAGTGAAGACTCAAGAGTCCGTACAGAAAAACTGTCCTCAGAAGGCAGTCTTAATCGATAGCAGCAGCTCTGACTCAGTGGGGAAGGACTGTAAAAGTACTGCACCAACTCCGGAAAAGAAAGTGAAGACTCAAGAGTCCATACAGAAACACTGTCCTCAGAAGGCAGTCTTAATCGATAGCAGCAGCTCTGACTCAGATAGTGAAAGTGGTTGGGCTGTTCCTATGGTTACTGCACAGTCTGTCTTCAATAACAAACCACAAAggaagggaagaagagggggTCGTGGAAAAGGCAGGAGTGGACTCTGA
- the ercc5 gene encoding DNA excision repair protein ERCC-5 isoform X2, with translation MGVHGLWKLLESTGKPINPETLEGRILAVDISIWLNQALKGVRDRDGNTIQNAHLLTLFHRLCKLLFFRIRPVFVFDGEAPLLKRQTLAIRRQRKDEMSQESKKTKEKMLTTFLKRHALKVALGDTSQEAVPSLPTVRRDEADDMFVLPALPAPLQRESRPVSPDEEEAPEWEEAAHPYNSWQEDMYEDPGAVDINSEQFSQLPPEMKHEILKEMKEFSKRRRTMYHTPPEKAGDFSQYQLAGLLQRRRLNQRLKGVEQEMSQQSSAGLELPQDSEHSVETRRLVSEDSSHYILIKGPQKSTTVPESQAADTSSGPLTNHGKSKGQPESLWPQITVESPEENRPSSSKPSLPGRGRPSDCQPPSPRTLQAIQAAMVDSSSEEDDPERRDAPGSPWGDMSPRTLLAVQTAMQEEDMVLTQPQKGQEVCRKLPEMGPCTSKELQHLNTAPALEQSNLFTDIHESFSACGGTVSSSEEEQDGGAGDTHVRSQKQLSKNVHIQEQEGGASLRALGAIQRGTNLAEEQRSCTEEEDVVECVGVHNKADLQGDGESVEKVMSTNTLAINTPSDTKGRTITLSDDESSEPQSTAQSPQPVSGLSERHDVISTIQTTSEDNPEKLRFPRNVPQGNGHGMKLGEKKGTQSPDGQEKSESESESESGESSTEENFIEVSEGEEEGAEPHPGESLLKRDAASSPVKRPEASSPVKPEDLIQKEKMDEAMMEVPEGQSRTSQNGEEKDVKGLSPPPPTNDWEHIDLAELRQLESSLEVEQNSLRGQQQQQERGAATVTGQMCQESQELLRLFGIPFLVAPMEAEAQCAALDRAELTHGTITDDSDIWLFGGRHVFKNFFSQNKYVEHYQLMDLKNQLGLDRFKLINLAYLLGSDYTEGIPGVGYVTGMEILNEFPGPTTEPLIQFSNWWSEAQENKKLVANPKDSKVKRKLRALKLQTGFPNPAVAQAYLQPAVDPSEASFSWGRPHLDLLKEFCHNRFGWSRKKTDEALQPVLKQLSSQQTQLRIDSFFRMEQQESQQIQSQRLRRAVTCMKRKEREEEQEEEEEDEDMKGTKKGRPGRSEQNREPMSCSVAFEGGFMGSEGTGANSGRLEEPVGMDCKSTAPTPKVKTQESVQKNCPQKAVLIDSSSSDSVRKDCKSTAPTPEKKVKTQESVQKNCPQKAVLIDSSSSDSVGKDCKSTVPTPEKKVKTQESVQKNCPQKAVLIDSSSSDSVGKDCKSTAPTPEKKVKTQESIQKHCPQKAVLIDSSSSDSDSESGWAVPMVTAQSVFNNKPQRKGRRGGRGKGRSGL, from the exons ACATCAGCATCTGGCTAAACCAGGCATTGAAGGGTGTAAGAGATCGTGATGGCaacacaatacagaatgcacatCTTCTCACTCTGTTTCACCGCCTTTGCAAACTTCTCTTCTTCCGCATCAGACCCGTATTTGTGTTTGATGGAGAGGCACCTCTGCTCAAGAGGCAGACTCTG GCCATCAGGAGACAGCGGAAAGATGAAATGAGTCAGGAGTCTAAGAAAACCAAAGAGAAAATGCTGACGACCTTTCTCAAGAGACATGCCCTTAAAGTGGCCCTGGGAGACACAAG CCAGGAAGCTGTGCCCAGTCTTCCCACGGTGAGGAGGGATGAAGCGGACGACATGTTCGTCCTCCCAGCGCTACCTGCACCGctgcagagggagagcag GCCCGTCAGCCCTGATGAAGAAGAGGCCCCCGAGTGGGAGGAAGCAGCGCACCCCTACAACAGCTGGCAG GAGGACATGTATGAAGACCCCGGTGCCGTGGACATAAACTCGGAGCAGTTCTCCCAGTTACCCCCAGAGATGAAGCATGAGATTCTCAAAGAGATGAAGGAGTTCAGCAAGAGACGGCGCACCATGTACCACACTCCACCAGAG AAAGCAGGTGACTTCTCCCAGTACCAGCTGGCAGGGCTGCTGCAGAGAAGACGTTTGAACCAGCGTCTCAAGGGTGTGGAGCAGGAAATGAGTCAACAGTCCTCTGCAGGTCTTGAGCTCCCACAAGACTCAGAGCACAGTGTGGAGACACGGCGCCTCGTTTCAGAAGACTCCTCTCACTATATCCTCATCaagg GGCCCCAGAAAAGCACCACGGTTCCTGAGAGCCAAGCAGCTGACACATCCTCTGGCCCACTGACTAATCATGGGAAGTCAAAAGGTCAACCTGAATCCCTCTGGCCCCAGATAACAGTGGAGAGTCCTGAGGAGAACCGTCCCTCCTCTTCTAAACCCTCACTGCCTGGCAGGGGCCGGCCATCAGACTGCCAGCCCCCTTCACCGCGCACCCTCCAGGCCATCCAGGCTGCTATGGTGGACAGCAGTTCAGAGGAGGATGatccagagagaagagatgctCCTGGAAGTCCCTGGGGTGACATGTCTCCTCGTACACTGTTAGCTGTACAGACTGCCATGCAAGAGGAAGACATGGTTCTCACACAGCCCCAGAAAGGGCAGGAAGTCTGCAGGAAGCTTCCCGAGATGGGCCCTTGTACCTCCAAGGAACTTCAACACTTAAACACAGCGCCTGCCCTTGAGCAAAGCAATCtcttcacagacatacatgagaGTTTTTCAGCATGTGGTGGCACTGTTAGCAGTTCAGAAGAGGAGCAGGATGGTGGAGCCGGTGACACACATGTGCGTTCTCAGAAGCAGCTGAGCAAGAATGTGCATATtcaggagcaggaggggggtGCTTCTCTGAGAGCATTGGGTGCCATCCAGAGAGGTACGAATCtggcagaggagcagagaagctgcacagaggaagaggacgtggtagagtgtgtgggtgtgcacaacAAGGCAGACctgcagggagatggagagtcaGTTGAGAAGGTGATGAGTACGAATACGCTAGCCATCAACACCCCTTCAGATACCAAAGGTAGAACCATCACATTGTCAGATGATGAATCTAGTGAACCGCAGTCAACCGCTCAATCACCCCAGCCTGTCAGTGGCTTGTCTGAAAGACATGACGTGATCTCCACAATACAAACTACCTCTGAGGACAACCCTGAGAAGCTGAGGTTTCCTAGGAATGTCCCTCAAGGGAATGGACACGGGATGAAGCTGGGGGAGAAGAAGGGAACACAGTCCCCAGATGGtcaagagaagagtgagagtgagagtgagagtgagagtggagagagcagCACAGAGG AGAACTTTATTGAAGTGtcggagggggaggaggagggcgcgGAGCCACACCCTGGTGAGTCTCTACTCAAGCGAGACGCTGCATCGTCCCCTGTGAAGCGCCCTGAGGCCTCGTCCCCTGTGAAGCCTGAGGACCTGATCCAGAAGGAGAAGATGGATGAAGCAATGATGGAAGTTCCAGAGGGCCAATCGAGAACTTCTCAgaatggagaggagaaagatgtgAAAGGACTGAGTCCACCACCTCCAACTAATGACTGGGAACATATAGACCTG gCGGAGCTGAGGCAGTTGGAGAGTTCCCTGGAGGTGGAGCAGAACAGCCTGAGAgggcagcagcaacaacaagaGAGAGGAGCTGCCACTGTCACTGGGCAGATGTGCCAGGAGAGCCAG GAACTCTTGCGCCTCTTTGGTATCCCCTTCTTGGTGGCCCCTATGGAAGCTGAGGCCCAGTGTGCTGCTCTGGACCGGGCTGAACTCACCCATGGCACTATTACAGACGACAGTGATATTTGGCTCTTTGGTGGCCGCCACGTCTTCAAAAACTTCTTCAGCCAGAACAAGTATGTGGAACACTACCAACTTATGGACCTCAAGAACCAGCTTG GCCTTGACCGGTTTAAGCTGATAAACCTGGCTTACCTGCTGGGCAGTGACTATACAGAAGGCATACCTGGGGTGGGATACGTCACAGGAATGGAGATCCTGAATGAGTTCCCAGGCCCTACAACAGAGCCACTCATCCAATTCAG TAACTGGTGGTCAGAAGCTCAGGAGAATAAGAAACTGGTGGCTAACCCTAAGGACTCTAAGGTGAAGCGTAAGCTGAGAGCCCTGAAGCTTCAGACAGGATTTCCAAACCCAGCCGTTGCTCAGGCGTACCTTCAGCCAGCTGTGGACCCCTCAGAGGCCTCCTTCAGCTGGGGCCGGCCACATCTGGATCTCCTCAAGGA GTTTTGTCACAATCGTTTTGGTTGGAGCCGTAAGAAGACTGACGAGGCTTTGCAGCCTGTTCTGAAACAGCTGTCTTCACAAcaa ACGCAGCTGCGCATTGACTCCTTCTTCCGCATGGAGCAGCAGGAGAGCCAGCAGATCCAGAGCCAGCGCCTCCGTAGAGCTGTCACCTGCATGAAGAGGAAGGAGCgtgaggaggaacaggaggaagaggaggaggatgaggatatGAAAGGCACAAAAAAGGGAAGGCCTGGCAGGTCAGAGCAGAATAGGGAACCAATGAGCTGCTCTGTGGCGTTTGAAGGAGGCTTTATGGGGTCAGAAGGAACAGGTGCTAATTCAGGAAGACTTGAGGAGCCAGTGGGGATGGACTGTAAAAGTACTGCACCAACTCCGAAAGTGAAGACTCAAGAGTCCGTACAGAAAAACTGTCCTCAGAAG GCAGTCTTAATCGATAGCAGCAGCTCTGACTCAGTGAGGAAGGACTGTAAAAGTACTGCACCAACTCCGGAAAAGAAAGTGAAGACTCAAGAGTCCGTACAGAAAAACTGTCCTCAGAAGGCAGTCTTAATCGATAGCAGCAGCTCTGACTCAGTGGGGAAGGACTGTAAAAGTACTGTACCAACTCCGGAAAAGAAAGTGAAGACTCAAGAGTCCGTACAGAAAAACTGTCCTCAGAAGGCAGTCTTAATCGATAGCAGCAGCTCTGACTCAGTGGGGAAGGACTGTAAAAGTACTGCACCAACTCCGGAAAAGAAAGTGAAGACTCAAGAGTCCATACAGAAACACTGTCCTCAGAAGGCAGTCTTAATCGATAGCAGCAGCTCTGACTCAGATAGTGAAAGTGGTTGGGCTGTTCCTATGGTTACTGCACAGTCTGTCTTCAATAACAAACCACAAAggaagggaagaagagggggTCGTGGAAAAGGCAGGAGTGGACTCTGA